A window of Rhodococcus sp. SGAir0479 contains these coding sequences:
- a CDS encoding NAD-dependent epimerase/dehydratase family protein: MRVAVTGATGNLGTAVLRRLRQDGEHEIVGVARRRPPDEEPYAGTAWHTVDVAAPDAAERLRVPFAGADAVVHLAWGFQPTHRRRYLGATGVHGTGAALAAAAHCGVRHVIHVSSSAVYSPGSYGRPVDESWPTTGVQSSVYSQDKVAAERTIAAHVASGAGPAVTVLRPGLIGQYQAGNQLLHYILPDWVPAGVLRLAPLVVIDKKLCIPAVHADDAADAIVRALGHPRSRVYNLASDVPATGADVLAGLSAVGVDVPASALRFVADATWRLHVQPVDGGWVDLAYATPLVDAARIRDELGWTARTDGPAVVREVVDGMVHRAGTGSPVLADRSVRERLGSAVRRGSVGVRKPT, translated from the coding sequence ATGCGCGTCGCGGTCACCGGCGCCACCGGGAATCTGGGGACGGCCGTGCTGCGCCGGCTCCGGCAGGACGGCGAGCACGAGATCGTCGGCGTCGCCCGGCGGCGTCCGCCCGACGAGGAACCGTACGCCGGGACGGCATGGCACACGGTCGACGTCGCGGCTCCCGACGCTGCCGAGCGCCTCCGGGTGCCGTTCGCGGGCGCCGACGCGGTCGTCCATCTCGCGTGGGGGTTCCAGCCCACCCACCGTCGGCGCTATCTGGGGGCCACCGGAGTGCACGGCACCGGTGCCGCGCTGGCGGCCGCGGCGCACTGCGGCGTCCGTCATGTGATCCACGTGTCGTCGTCCGCGGTCTACTCCCCCGGCTCCTACGGGCGCCCGGTGGACGAGTCGTGGCCGACGACCGGGGTGCAGTCGTCGGTGTACAGCCAGGACAAGGTGGCCGCAGAGCGGACGATCGCCGCGCACGTCGCGTCCGGCGCCGGGCCCGCGGTCACGGTGCTGCGTCCCGGCCTGATCGGCCAGTACCAGGCGGGAAACCAGTTGCTGCACTACATCCTCCCGGACTGGGTTCCGGCCGGGGTGCTGCGCCTGGCACCGCTCGTCGTCATCGACAAGAAGCTGTGCATCCCCGCGGTGCACGCCGACGACGCGGCCGACGCGATCGTCCGCGCCCTGGGACACCCCCGCTCCCGGGTCTACAACCTCGCCTCCGACGTGCCGGCGACGGGCGCCGACGTCCTGGCGGGGCTCAGTGCCGTCGGCGTCGACGTGCCCGCGTCCGCGCTGCGGTTCGTCGCGGATGCGACGTGGCGGCTGCACGTGCAGCCGGTCGACGGCGGGTGGGTCGACCTGGCGTACGCGACGCCACTGGTCGATGCCGCACGCATCCGCGACGAGCTGGGCTGGACGGCACGCACGGACGGGCCCGCCGTCGTTCGTGAAGTGGTCGACGGGATGGTGCATCGCGCGGGAACGGGCAGCCCCGTGCTCGCGGACCGGTCGGTGCGCGAGCGGCTCGGATCCGCGGTTCGCCGCGGCAGTGTGGGAGTCCGCAAGCCGACGTGA
- a CDS encoding DUF4383 domain-containing protein: MSGDNRSAAAGARSATQWVALVLGIVFLVVGVLGFIPGITTDYDTMTWAGHHSDAKLLGIFEVSVLHNVVHLAFGVAGLLMARSLSLARTYLIGGGVVYFAVWIYGVSINRDDAGNFLPVNDADNWLHLGLAVVMILVGGFLPPLETRNAEPASHRVD, encoded by the coding sequence ATGTCCGGAGACAACCGATCGGCGGCGGCAGGAGCACGCTCGGCGACGCAGTGGGTGGCGCTCGTGCTCGGCATCGTGTTCCTGGTCGTCGGCGTCCTGGGCTTCATCCCCGGAATCACCACCGACTACGACACGATGACGTGGGCCGGCCACCACTCCGACGCGAAACTGCTCGGCATCTTCGAGGTGTCGGTTCTGCACAACGTCGTCCACCTGGCCTTCGGAGTGGCCGGCCTTCTGATGGCGCGCAGCCTGTCGCTCGCCCGGACCTACCTGATAGGGGGCGGCGTCGTCTACTTCGCGGTGTGGATCTACGGCGTGAGCATCAATCGCGACGACGCCGGCAACTTCCTTCCCGTCAACGACGCCGACAACTGGCTGCACCTCGGACTCGCGGTGGTGATGATCCTCGTCGGCGGCTTCCTGCCGCCGCTCGAAACCCGGAACGCCGAGCCCGCGTCGCACCGCGTCGACTGA
- a CDS encoding UDP-glucose dehydrogenase family protein, whose product MTARRIGVVGAGYVGLTTAACLAHLGHVVHCVDTAAPRVARLRRGSVDIEEPRLAQLVSAGLRAGRLLFDTRLDTVAGCGIVVLCLPTPSGRGGAPDLRSVVSVAEAVAHVVTGPVVLVVKSTVPPGTAAALQRSAGDGPVDVVSNPEFLREGRSVDDFLRPDRIVVGGRRAEAVAAVVEMYHDISAPVIRTDWASAELAKYACNGFLAVKASYTNELADLCEAVGADVRDVTAVMAADPRIGRHFLAPGPGWGGSCLPKDTRGLLDTADRAGAVFDTVRAAVEANAHHRARLVRVVTEALTGDPEGELHGHRIGILGLTFKAGTDDTRDSPAVAVVQDLCARGATVTAYDPACGSRRAAAVDHDGAFQVVDEPLLAAKSASVIVVLTEWPEFRTIDWAAALREVVRPLVVDARNVLDPAVVTAGGFSYRGIGRP is encoded by the coding sequence ATGACGGCGCGGCGGATCGGGGTCGTGGGTGCCGGATACGTGGGGTTGACGACCGCCGCGTGTCTCGCGCACCTCGGACACGTCGTCCATTGCGTGGACACCGCGGCGCCACGGGTGGCCCGGTTGCGGCGGGGGTCGGTGGACATCGAGGAACCGCGGCTGGCCCAGCTGGTGTCCGCCGGACTGCGCGCCGGCCGGCTGCTGTTCGACACCCGACTCGACACCGTTGCCGGATGCGGCATCGTCGTGCTCTGTCTGCCGACCCCGTCGGGGCGGGGCGGTGCCCCGGACCTGCGGAGCGTCGTCTCCGTGGCGGAGGCCGTCGCGCATGTGGTCACCGGCCCGGTCGTGCTGGTGGTGAAGTCGACGGTCCCGCCGGGCACCGCCGCCGCCCTGCAACGCTCGGCCGGCGACGGCCCGGTCGACGTGGTGAGCAATCCGGAGTTCCTCCGCGAGGGACGATCCGTGGACGACTTCCTGCGGCCCGACCGCATCGTGGTGGGCGGTCGCCGGGCCGAGGCCGTCGCCGCCGTCGTCGAGATGTACCACGACATTTCCGCTCCGGTCATCCGAACAGATTGGGCCAGTGCGGAACTCGCGAAGTATGCGTGCAACGGATTCCTCGCCGTGAAGGCGTCCTACACGAACGAACTGGCCGACCTCTGCGAGGCCGTCGGCGCCGACGTGCGGGATGTGACCGCGGTGATGGCGGCGGACCCGCGGATCGGTCGGCACTTTCTCGCCCCCGGCCCCGGATGGGGTGGCTCGTGCCTACCCAAGGACACCCGTGGACTGCTCGACACCGCCGACCGGGCTGGGGCGGTCTTCGACACCGTGCGGGCCGCCGTCGAGGCCAACGCCCACCACCGCGCGCGTCTGGTGCGCGTCGTCACCGAGGCACTCACCGGCGATCCGGAGGGGGAACTGCACGGCCACCGCATCGGGATCCTCGGGCTGACGTTCAAGGCGGGCACCGACGACACCCGCGACTCGCCCGCGGTGGCCGTCGTGCAGGACCTGTGCGCGCGCGGCGCCACCGTGACGGCCTACGACCCGGCCTGCGGGTCGCGGCGCGCCGCCGCCGTCGACCACGACGGCGCGTTCCAGGTGGTCGACGAACCACTGCTGGCCGCGAAGAGCGCCTCGGTGATCGTGGTGCTCACCGAATGGCCCGAGTTCCGGACGATCGACTGGGCAGCGGCCCTGCGCGAGGTGGTCCGGCCCCTGGTCGTCGACGCGCGAAACGTGCTCGACCCGGCCGTCGTCACGGCCGGGGGCTTCTCCTACCGCGGCATCGGTCGTCCGTGA
- a CDS encoding glycosyltransferase family 9 protein, translating to MAVKDVLVLRALGLGDLLTAVPAVRALRRECPRARLRLATAIGLRDLVRLIGGVDDIVPTVGLRAMAYCDRPDLAVNLHGRGPQSTELLRRTDPRALWCHRDPDIGADGPEWDESLHEVDRWCRLLGWHGVVADPTDLRIRPPRTAPIEGAIVVHPGAGSAARRWPAARFGAVIRELVAGYGGAVVVTGGPGERALVDAVCRAVGPGVPIRRAVPCRLAELAAVVAHARLVLCGDTGTAHLATAFAVPSVVLFGPTPPAQWGPRIDARLHTVLWAGRRGDPHATRLDPGLDRIGEGRVVAAASAQLGG from the coding sequence GTGGCCGTGAAGGACGTGCTGGTCCTGCGGGCGCTGGGACTCGGGGACCTGCTCACCGCGGTGCCGGCGGTGCGGGCGCTCCGGCGCGAGTGCCCGCGGGCACGGCTGCGGCTGGCGACCGCGATCGGCCTGCGGGACCTCGTCCGCCTGATCGGCGGCGTCGACGACATCGTGCCGACCGTGGGACTGCGCGCGATGGCGTACTGCGACCGTCCCGACCTGGCGGTCAATCTGCACGGCCGCGGACCGCAGAGCACCGAGCTGTTGCGCCGCACCGATCCGCGGGCGCTCTGGTGTCACCGTGATCCGGACATCGGCGCCGACGGACCCGAGTGGGACGAGAGCCTGCACGAGGTGGATCGCTGGTGCCGGCTGCTCGGCTGGCACGGGGTCGTGGCCGACCCGACCGATCTACGGATCCGCCCGCCCCGAACCGCGCCCATCGAGGGCGCGATCGTGGTGCATCCCGGGGCGGGCAGCGCCGCCCGCCGCTGGCCGGCCGCGCGGTTCGGGGCCGTGATCCGCGAGTTGGTGGCCGGGTACGGCGGCGCCGTCGTGGTCACCGGCGGACCGGGCGAGCGCGCGCTCGTGGACGCCGTCTGCCGTGCCGTCGGTCCGGGCGTACCGATCCGGCGGGCGGTCCCGTGCCGACTGGCGGAGCTGGCCGCAGTGGTGGCCCACGCCCGGTTGGTGCTCTGCGGCGACACCGGAACCGCCCATCTCGCAACCGCGTTCGCGGTGCCCTCGGTGGTGCTGTTCGGACCGACGCCGCCGGCGCAGTGGGGGCCGCGCATCGACGCCCGGCTGCACACCGTGCTGTGGGCGGGGCGACGGGGCGACCCGCACGCCACCCGACTGGACCCCGGACTCGACCGGATCGGCGAGGGCCGCGTGGTCGCGGCGGCGTCGGCGCAGTTGGGTGGGTGA
- a CDS encoding SDR family oxidoreductase produces MTDIGNVLISGGASGLGAATATAVAKAGGTPLVLDLAVPDSEHPYRVVDIADSEAVAAATADLAAGVEGRLDGVFTAAGIDCCGRLEQVPASDWERVIAVDLIGTAAVVRAALPYLASPAGRIVTCASTLGLKAVSDATAYCAAKFGVVGFTRALAVETAGRFGVTLLVPGGMDTAFFDGRSEQYRPPPDAHLNRPEDVAAAVVHALSQPVGCEIREMVVCASEESSWP; encoded by the coding sequence GTGACCGACATCGGCAACGTGCTCATTTCCGGCGGTGCGTCCGGCCTCGGCGCCGCCACCGCGACCGCCGTGGCCAAGGCCGGCGGGACGCCGCTGGTGCTCGATCTGGCGGTGCCCGACTCGGAGCATCCGTACCGGGTGGTGGACATCGCCGACAGCGAGGCGGTGGCTGCCGCGACCGCCGACCTCGCGGCCGGTGTGGAAGGCCGGCTCGACGGTGTCTTCACCGCCGCGGGCATCGACTGCTGCGGCCGCCTGGAGCAGGTGCCGGCGTCCGACTGGGAGCGGGTGATCGCCGTCGACCTGATCGGGACCGCGGCCGTCGTCCGTGCCGCGCTGCCGTACCTGGCCAGTCCCGCCGGGCGCATCGTGACGTGCGCGTCGACGTTGGGCTTGAAGGCGGTGAGCGACGCGACCGCGTACTGCGCCGCCAAGTTCGGCGTCGTCGGGTTCACACGCGCGCTGGCGGTCGAGACGGCCGGCCGGTTCGGCGTCACCCTCCTCGTGCCGGGCGGGATGGACACCGCGTTCTTCGACGGTCGCTCCGAGCAGTACCGTCCGCCGCCCGACGCCCACCTGAATCGGCCGGAGGACGTGGCGGCCGCCGTGGTCCACGCGCTGAGCCAGCCCGTGGGGTGCGAGATCCGCGAGATGGTCGTGTGCGCGTCCGAAGAGTCGTCGTGGCCGTGA
- a CDS encoding PfkB family carbohydrate kinase — protein sequence MTRVVVLGDSVLDVDLEGHVDRVSPEAPVPVLDADDIRVRPGGAALAAVLAARDVDDVVLVTAVGADADGRRLVDLVSAHCTVAPLPLTGTTVTKTRVRTDVQHLLRIDSGDGVTADVAVPPAAAEALARADAVVVADYGRGTTRHRGLRSLLRSRAADVPVVWDPHPRGEVPPAECALVTPNLREAYGALGAGSEVLAPAEAARRLIEKWGTAAVAVTQGAGGAIVIERGRRPRAVPVPDVPVTLRVGRPDTCGAGDRFAAAAAAALATGASMPAAVAMAVDHASRFVSAGGAGAMATADRVGTSRRLHRPQRNCADACAVADAVRARGGRLIATGGCFDIVHPGHLRLLHQAAAFGDALIVCLNSDASVRRLKGDGRPVLGQDARAAMLRELDAVDAVAVFDDDTPARLLARLRPDVWVKGGDYRSADLPEADVVRRYGGDVRVVPVLGDYSTTKVVAAIASQREAFRDRTGLGSEGRNP from the coding sequence GTGACCCGCGTCGTGGTGCTCGGCGATTCCGTCCTCGACGTGGATCTCGAAGGCCACGTCGACCGCGTGTCGCCCGAGGCCCCGGTACCCGTTCTCGACGCCGACGACATTCGGGTCCGTCCGGGTGGCGCCGCGCTGGCGGCGGTGCTGGCCGCCCGCGACGTCGACGACGTGGTGCTGGTGACCGCGGTGGGCGCGGACGCCGACGGCCGACGACTCGTCGACCTCGTCTCCGCGCACTGCACCGTCGCGCCGCTCCCGCTGACGGGAACGACGGTGACCAAGACGCGCGTCCGTACCGACGTCCAGCACCTTCTGCGGATCGACTCGGGGGACGGGGTCACCGCTGACGTGGCCGTCCCACCCGCGGCCGCGGAGGCTCTGGCACGCGCCGACGCGGTAGTCGTCGCCGACTACGGGCGCGGCACCACCCGCCACCGCGGCCTCCGGTCCCTGCTGCGGTCGCGGGCCGCGGATGTGCCGGTGGTCTGGGATCCCCATCCGCGGGGCGAGGTGCCGCCGGCCGAGTGCGCGCTGGTCACCCCGAACCTGCGCGAGGCATACGGCGCGCTGGGCGCCGGCTCCGAGGTGCTCGCGCCCGCCGAGGCCGCCCGCCGCCTGATCGAGAAGTGGGGAACGGCGGCGGTGGCCGTCACGCAGGGCGCGGGGGGCGCGATCGTGATCGAACGGGGGCGGCGGCCGCGCGCCGTGCCGGTGCCGGACGTGCCCGTGACGTTGCGGGTCGGTCGTCCGGACACCTGCGGTGCGGGCGACCGGTTCGCGGCCGCGGCCGCGGCCGCGTTGGCCACGGGCGCGTCGATGCCGGCGGCCGTCGCGATGGCGGTAGACCACGCGTCGCGGTTCGTGTCCGCCGGCGGGGCGGGAGCCATGGCCACCGCCGACCGGGTGGGAACCTCGCGCCGGCTGCACCGCCCGCAACGCAACTGCGCCGACGCGTGCGCGGTGGCCGACGCGGTACGGGCCCGGGGCGGTCGGCTGATCGCGACCGGAGGCTGCTTCGACATCGTGCACCCGGGTCACCTCCGGCTCCTCCACCAGGCGGCCGCGTTCGGGGACGCGCTGATCGTGTGCCTCAACTCGGACGCCTCCGTCCGCCGGCTCAAGGGCGACGGCCGCCCCGTGCTCGGGCAGGATGCGCGCGCCGCGATGCTCCGCGAGCTCGACGCCGTCGACGCCGTCGCGGTCTTCGACGACGACACACCGGCGCGGTTGCTCGCGCGGCTGCGGCCGGACGTATGGGTCAAGGGCGGCGACTACCGGTCGGCGGACCTCCCGGAGGCCGACGTGGTCCGCCGGTACGGGGGAGACGTGCGAGTGGTCCCGGTGCTCGGTGACTACTCGACCACCAAGGTCGTCGCCGCGATCGCATCGCAGCGGGAAGCATTCCGGGACCGCACCGGTCTCGGGTCCGAAGGGAGGAATCCGTGA
- a CDS encoding D-sedoheptulose-7-phosphate isomerase, with protein MSEHLDDHAARLHAALDGVVTSTPRLARWGRHLAAVLSDGGRLLTCGNGGSAAEAQHLTGELVGRFEGERRPLSAIALHAETSSATAIANDYGLDEMFARQVRAHARTGDVLLCLSTSGRSPNVLTAAKAAHELGVTTWSMTGREPNPLASLVDESIPVDAPSVSTVQEIHLVLVHALCAEIDAALGSAP; from the coding sequence ATGTCGGAGCATCTCGACGATCACGCAGCGCGCCTGCACGCGGCCCTGGACGGGGTGGTGACGTCGACCCCCCGCCTCGCGCGGTGGGGCCGGCACCTCGCCGCCGTCCTGTCCGACGGTGGCAGGTTGTTGACATGTGGAAACGGCGGCAGTGCGGCCGAAGCGCAGCACCTGACGGGGGAGCTCGTCGGTCGTTTCGAAGGGGAGCGCAGACCGCTGTCGGCGATCGCGTTGCACGCCGAGACGTCGTCCGCCACGGCGATCGCCAACGACTACGGCTTGGACGAGATGTTCGCGCGGCAGGTGCGTGCGCACGCCAGGACCGGCGACGTGTTGCTGTGCCTGTCCACCAGCGGCCGAAGCCCCAACGTGCTGACCGCGGCGAAGGCGGCCCACGAACTCGGTGTCACGACGTGGTCGATGACGGGCCGCGAACCCAATCCGCTGGCGTCACTGGTCGACGAGTCGATACCGGTCGACGCGCCGAGCGTGTCGACCGTCCAGGAGATACACCTGGTACTGGTGCACGCGCTGTGCGCCGAGATCGACGCGGCCCTGGGGAGCGCCCCGTGA
- a CDS encoding flavodoxin family protein — protein MTAPTALVLVCTLKPSPAPSSSDLIARQVLAELDKHGVSGRAIRVVDHDIAPGVQQDMGDGDEWPTLRRAVLDADILVISTPTWLGQMSSVAKRVLERLDAELSETDEDGRPILFDKVATAAVVGNEDGAHAIVANLFQALNDLGFSVPAQGCTYWNGEAMTPGDYNDLDQIPDAVAATNATMAANAAHLARVLGEQRYPAS, from the coding sequence ATGACTGCACCGACTGCACTGGTCCTCGTCTGCACCCTCAAACCCTCACCGGCACCGTCGAGCAGCGATCTGATCGCCCGGCAGGTCCTGGCCGAACTCGACAAGCACGGCGTGTCCGGACGCGCCATCCGGGTGGTCGACCACGACATCGCCCCCGGCGTCCAGCAGGACATGGGAGACGGCGACGAGTGGCCGACGCTACGGCGGGCGGTTCTCGACGCCGACATCCTGGTGATCTCGACGCCCACCTGGCTCGGGCAGATGTCCAGTGTCGCCAAGCGCGTCCTCGAGCGGCTCGACGCCGAACTGTCCGAGACGGACGAGGACGGCCGCCCCATTCTGTTCGACAAGGTCGCGACGGCCGCCGTCGTCGGGAACGAGGACGGCGCGCACGCAATAGTGGCGAACCTGTTCCAGGCGCTGAACGACCTGGGCTTCTCCGTGCCCGCGCAGGGCTGCACGTACTGGAACGGCGAGGCGATGACGCCCGGGGACTACAACGACCTCGACCAGATCCCGGACGCCGTCGCCGCCACCAACGCGACCATGGCCGCCAACGCCGCGCATCTCGCTCGCGTCCTCGGGGAACAGCGTTACCCGGCTTCATGA
- a CDS encoding DUF6480 family protein, which yields MTDPAHGPDPEPRETPDLEPGGGVPAGSTPPASGNTSGVSEHEPDTRRAFPATGVATMVVVGLIALVFVVVIVGLILMATGVW from the coding sequence ATGACCGACCCAGCCCACGGACCCGACCCCGAACCGCGTGAGACCCCGGACCTCGAGCCGGGCGGCGGAGTTCCCGCCGGTTCCACGCCCCCCGCGTCGGGAAATACGTCCGGCGTGTCCGAGCACGAACCCGACACCCGCCGAGCCTTCCCGGCGACCGGCGTCGCGACGATGGTCGTCGTAGGCCTGATCGCGCTGGTCTTCGTGGTGGTGATCGTCGGACTCATCCTGATGGCGACCGGCGTGTGGTAG
- a CDS encoding SRPBCC family protein: MTTTKEDGPPASGPDQLKTSLQHLVGAVTQKGVKSLTDTVTSTVGHLDEFTANGGSGGFGTAISGLAQGDSPAKVAVKAGMSGLTNKIKEKGSDLKNAITGGKGKGKGKKDKITNIVEQVDIGAPITLVYDQWTQFADFPRFMKKLEQVEQIEDEKLRWKAQVFWSHRSWESTILEQVPDEHIVWRSKGDKGYLDGAVSFHELAPNLTRVLVSIEYHPQGFFEKTGNIWRAQGRRIRLELKQFRRHVMTQTLLHPDDVEGWLGEIHDSKVTPPEEREEDEADEQEGDEQEQPEDGEGTEDTEDGEGTDDTEDTEETEENGDAGDDESNELNDEDGDEPDDDEDEDGTEPDDEAEDRAPARSRKAAGKK, encoded by the coding sequence ATGACGACGACCAAGGAGGACGGCCCGCCCGCGAGCGGTCCGGACCAACTCAAGACGTCTCTGCAGCACCTCGTCGGTGCCGTGACCCAGAAGGGCGTCAAGTCGCTGACCGACACCGTGACGTCCACTGTCGGTCATCTCGACGAGTTCACCGCCAACGGCGGCAGCGGCGGTTTCGGCACGGCCATCTCCGGTCTGGCCCAGGGCGATTCGCCCGCAAAGGTGGCGGTCAAGGCCGGCATGTCCGGGCTGACGAACAAGATCAAGGAGAAGGGCAGCGATCTCAAGAACGCCATCACGGGAGGCAAGGGGAAGGGAAAGGGCAAGAAGGACAAGATCACCAACATCGTCGAGCAGGTCGACATCGGCGCACCGATCACCCTGGTCTACGACCAGTGGACGCAGTTCGCCGACTTCCCTCGCTTCATGAAGAAGCTCGAACAGGTGGAGCAGATCGAGGACGAGAAGCTGCGCTGGAAGGCCCAGGTCTTCTGGTCGCACCGCTCGTGGGAGTCGACGATTCTCGAACAGGTCCCCGACGAACACATCGTGTGGCGCTCCAAGGGCGACAAGGGATATCTCGACGGTGCAGTGTCGTTCCACGAGCTCGCGCCGAACCTGACGAGGGTGCTCGTCTCCATCGAGTACCACCCTCAGGGGTTCTTCGAGAAGACCGGCAACATCTGGCGCGCCCAGGGACGGCGGATCCGGCTCGAACTCAAGCAATTCCGGCGCCACGTCATGACGCAGACGCTGCTGCATCCGGACGACGTCGAGGGCTGGCTCGGTGAGATTCACGACAGCAAGGTCACCCCGCCGGAAGAGCGCGAGGAGGACGAAGCCGACGAGCAGGAGGGCGACGAGCAGGAACAGCCCGAGGACGGCGAAGGCACCGAGGACACCGAGGACGGCGAAGGCACGGACGACACCGAGGACACGGAAGAGACCGAGGAGAACGGCGACGCCGGAGACGACGAGAGCAACGAACTGAACGACGAGGACGGCGACGAACCGGACGACGACGAAGACGAGGACGGCACCGAACCGGACGACGAGGCCGAGGACCGGGCACCCGCCAGGAGCCGGAAGGCCGCCGGGAAGAAGTGA
- the gvpJ gene encoding gas vesicle protein GvpJ, whose amino-acid sequence MTMVQGGGGAGGPSSRSIADVIDTILDKGLVIDAYVRLSLVGIELVTIDARVVVASVDTYLRFASAVNRLEISETQPKGLPDMVQDMTSGVAEGKTKGAIEAAGEKVLDFLGGTQDERERQGRGGKDR is encoded by the coding sequence ATGACCATGGTGCAAGGCGGTGGCGGAGCGGGCGGGCCCAGCTCCCGGAGTATCGCCGATGTCATCGACACGATTCTCGACAAGGGCCTCGTGATCGACGCCTACGTCCGATTGTCCCTGGTAGGAATCGAGCTGGTCACGATCGATGCCCGCGTCGTGGTCGCCAGCGTCGACACCTACCTGCGCTTCGCTTCGGCGGTCAACCGCCTGGAGATCTCCGAGACCCAACCGAAGGGCCTCCCGGACATGGTGCAGGACATGACGTCGGGCGTGGCCGAGGGAAAGACGAAGGGAGCCATCGAGGCCGCCGGCGAGAAGGTGCTCGACTTCCTCGGCGGTACCCAGGACGAACGCGAGCGGCAGGGTCGGGGAGGCAAGGACCGATGA
- a CDS encoding GvpL/GvpF family gas vesicle protein gives MTETESTPEAQKPVVYVYGMVPADVEVNPGATGIGSPPRPLDVVTYEDVAALVSEIDADAPLGTPADLRAHATVLDSTAAVAPVLPLRFGAVLTDTEAVVAELLEPYRDEFRSALDQLEGSVEYMVKGRYVEDAILREILADDPEAQRLREAIRDKPEDAAREERLALGELISNSVVARRERDTARMAEAVDDIATAVNVREPTHEEDAGSVAVLLPADRVDDLDRALEPLIEEWEGRVEVTVSGPLAAYDFVKTRTPGS, from the coding sequence ATGACGGAGACAGAATCCACCCCCGAGGCGCAGAAACCGGTGGTGTACGTCTACGGGATGGTGCCCGCGGACGTGGAGGTGAATCCGGGTGCGACCGGCATCGGATCGCCGCCCCGGCCGCTGGACGTCGTGACCTACGAGGACGTGGCGGCTCTCGTCAGCGAAATCGACGCGGATGCCCCACTGGGAACCCCGGCGGATCTTCGCGCGCACGCGACGGTCCTCGATTCGACGGCCGCGGTGGCGCCGGTGCTGCCGCTGCGGTTCGGGGCCGTACTGACCGACACCGAGGCGGTGGTGGCCGAGTTGCTCGAACCGTACCGGGACGAGTTCCGATCCGCGCTCGACCAACTGGAAGGCTCGGTCGAATACATGGTCAAGGGTAGATACGTCGAGGACGCGATTCTGCGGGAGATCCTGGCCGACGATCCGGAGGCTCAGCGGCTGCGGGAGGCCATCCGCGACAAGCCGGAGGACGCCGCACGCGAGGAGCGCCTGGCTCTCGGCGAACTGATCAGTAACAGCGTGGTCGCCAGACGGGAGCGGGACACCGCTCGCATGGCAGAGGCGGTGGACGACATCGCGACGGCCGTGAACGTTCGGGAGCCCACCCACGAGGAGGACGCCGGGTCGGTGGCGGTGCTCCTGCCGGCGGACCGGGTGGACGACCTCGACCGCGCCCTCGAGCCCCTGATCGAGGAGTGGGAAGGGCGCGTCGAGGTCACCGTCAGCGGCCCCCTCGCCGCCTACGACTTCGTCAAGACGCGGACCCCGGGGAGCTGA
- a CDS encoding gas vesicle protein GvpG: MGIFSAILGLPLAPVRGVLWIGEIVRDQVEQEMSSPAAMRRDLEAVEEALRSGQLSEEDAAREEDAIIRRVVGGGGTGSTGGEE; the protein is encoded by the coding sequence ATGGGTATCTTCTCGGCGATCCTCGGGCTGCCCCTCGCACCGGTCCGAGGTGTCCTGTGGATCGGGGAGATCGTTCGCGATCAGGTCGAGCAGGAGATGTCGAGCCCGGCTGCGATGCGCCGCGATCTCGAGGCGGTCGAGGAGGCGCTGCGCTCGGGGCAGCTTTCGGAGGAGGACGCCGCGCGCGAGGAGGACGCCATCATTCGGCGGGTGGTCGGCGGCGGAGGGACCGGCTCCACCGGTGGAGAGGAGTGA
- a CDS encoding gas vesicle protein GvpO — protein sequence MTGPGDTGGPVDVTAPEAATVAARRIAELTGRTPIGAVSVAPSDEGWSVEVEVVEDRRIPSSSDILAIYVVALDLDGELLSYRRIRQYMRGRDAGGAER from the coding sequence ATGACAGGCCCGGGTGACACGGGAGGACCCGTCGACGTCACCGCGCCCGAGGCCGCGACCGTGGCCGCCCGCCGGATCGCCGAACTCACCGGCCGGACCCCGATCGGGGCGGTCTCGGTCGCACCGAGCGACGAGGGCTGGTCCGTCGAGGTCGAAGTGGTCGAGGACCGGCGTATCCCCTCCTCGTCCGACATCCTCGCGATTTACGTGGTCGCGCTCGACCTCGACGGAGAGTTGTTGTCCTACCGAAGGATTCGACAGTACATGCGCGGCCGGGACGCGGGAGGTGCCGAACGATGA